One Triticum dicoccoides isolate Atlit2015 ecotype Zavitan chromosome 5B, WEW_v2.0, whole genome shotgun sequence genomic window carries:
- the LOC119311492 gene encoding uncharacterized protein LOC119311492, whose product MNAGAAAKGKGAADAEQRQRVKELRTAEQRRTLGSRLERRVAPARDLRPAGKDVEVAAEGEGAADGGAVQQRQTSVTELSIGVEAGSRRGRTTALRRRETELRMAEQRSNSRNQALDWGGGRRPAGKDGGAAKELPSHGTRARMEKIQNWEDLFAKCYFYSARDK is encoded by the coding sequence ATGAACGCCGGAGCAGCGGCGAAGGGTAAGGGAGCTGCGGACGCGGAGCAGCGGCAGAGGGTTAAGGAGCTGCGGACGGCGGAGCAGCGGCGGACCTTGGGCTCTCGATTGGAGCGGAGGGTGGCGCCGGCGAGGGACCTGCGGCCGGCGGGGAAGGATGTCGAAGTTGCGGCGGAGGGTGAGGGAGCTGCGGACGGCGGAGCAGTGCAGCAACGGCAGACCTCGGTGACGGAGCTCTCAATTGGAGTGGAGGCAGGCAGCCGGCGGGGAAGGACAACGGCGCTGCGGCGGAGGGAGACAGAGCTGCGGATGGCGGAGCAGCGCAGCAACAGCCGAAATCAGGCTCTTGATTGGGGCGGAGGTAGGCGGCCGGCGGGGAAGGACGGCGGAGCAGCGAAGGAGCTTCCAAGCCACGGGACGAGGGCCAGGATGGAGAAGATTCAAAACTGGGAGGACCTTTTTGCAAAATGTTATTTCTATAGCGCTCGCGACAAGTAA